GAGGACTTATCATTGTTGATTCTCTGGCCAGAAGCATTACAATAAGTATTTAGGAGGTTTGTAACCAAATTTACACCCACCACACTAGACTTAAAAAGCAGCAGGCTGTTATCTGCGAATAAAAGTTTGTTCACCTCAAGAGCTGTGGGAGCCACCTTAACACCACTGAGAGCGGATGACTGAGAACTGGATTTTagtaggcacgaaaggccctctgctgctagtAAGAATAGGTAGGGGGAAATTGGGAGCATAATTGGTTTGGTGCAAAGAATTGACATACCAATGTTTAGCATTGTGCCAAATATTGGCTACCAATTGCTTGGTTGGCAATACCAAGACTTGCCAAATATTGGCCGCAAATCAATCATGCTCTGGATCTCCGAGTCGAATACCTCTTGTTAGTTTGACAGGGAACTGCTCAAAGCTCTCCAAATGGATTTAAGTGCAAGCCAGCCCAGCGGGGAAGGGGAAAAGCACGCAAAACCCCAGCCCACCGCGGCGCCGCAAACCCCAAAGCCCACATCCCCCCCGACCGTGCCTGCCCCGCCGCCGAAACGGAACGGAAACCACGCCCTAAGCTTGCTCGAATGCGATGGCGCCACCGCCGCtagccacggcggcggcggccgaggacACCGCGGAGCTCCTGGAGGTGCGCTGCGTGGGGTGCAGTGAGACGTTGGAGGTGGAGCGGGGGCTGACGGAGTTCGTCTGCCCCGACTGCGCCACGCCGCAGTCGCTCCCCCCGGAGCTCATGCCCCCGCCCCGCCGGAGGGCGCTGCCCCTGCCGCGCGGCGCCGCGGACGCGCGCGGGGCGAGGCTGCCGTGCGGCGCCTGCGGCGAGCTCCTCAGCGTGCCGGTCGGGCTATCGCGCTGCGCCTGCCCTTTCTGCGGCGCCGAGCTGGCCGTCGACTCCGCCCGCCTCCGGAACTACATCCTGGCCTCCGCCGCGGCGGCCGTCGCACCGCGCTCCTCGGCATCCGTCCCTCCGATTGTTGCTGCCCGGGAGGTATATATGCTTCTCCATTATGTTGGGCTGTGATTTTGGTATTGCAGAGTCGAAATTTTTGGAATACATTTGGGAAAAAAAATTTACCCCTAAAAAAAGGTTTTTTTTTGCCCCATAATACATCTCACGCTGGTATTGCAGAGCCTTTCTGGCATTTCCCCCGTTATTTGATGATTCCATATATGCAACTTTGTAGTGTGTCTACCTCAGTTGATGCACACTCCCACTGGCACCTGGGTATCCATCAAGATTCATAGTGCACACCTTTCTTTTCCTGTGATGCAGAGATGGCAAGAGTGTCCTAGTTACGCAATGCACGCAGGGCTACACCAAGCAGAACCTGATGCGAGGTTAATTCCTCCACGGAGGACGCAGGTAGAGCGTCCCAGTCGTTTCATTCACGTGCATCGGGATGAACAAGAGTATCCTGATCATATGATTGATGGAGAGGAGATACATGTGGCTAATGAGACTGTTGCAAATCATAGCCGTCAGGGAAATCGACCTTCACTTGGCCGTGGTATTGTAGGTAATGAGGAGAGACAAGTTTTTCCTCAAAATGTAAATGAGGTCAGAAATCATGTAAATGATCAGCGCCCTAGTTACCATATTCAGCCAAAGCGAGCGCAGCTGGCACGCCTGCGTAGAGTCATTCATTCAGAAGAGATGGAGGATGGGTCTCTCAGCCATGAAATTTATAGAGAGGCGAGACATACTGAATTGATATACGAGGCTACTGCAACTCATAGGAACCAGAGAGTTGGATGCTCCACTGGCCCCCAAACTCCAAGTATAGGGGAGAGGCATATGGGGACTCCTACTCAGATCATACATCAGGCGCACAAACAGCCTTATCATGAAAGTCATGCGGAAGGCAGTCAGATAGACTGTCTAGATGTGGATGGGGTGGTTCATCCGCCAGTCAACCAAGCAAATCATGGAGAAGAGGCATCCACTGAGATGATCGATAAAATGCTTTCAAGGGAGAGCACTTGGCCTATTGGATGTTCAGTTGGACCCAACTCTGTTAATGTAGAGAAGAGAAAGGTATCAACCACAAATCATGTCAAGCAACATATGCAAAAAGAACAGTCTGATGCAACTCCTTCAGAACACACACAGAAAGAGCATCCGGATCAGGCAATTCATGAGCCTACCAATCATCTAACTAATGCAGAAGCAATGTACTCTTTTCCTATAAAGGAGACTACTGCAAGGTGTAGCAAGCAGAAAAAACCAGAGTTAGTTAATGCCAAGACTATTGCCGAGAAGAGACATGTGGAATCACTGAACCACAATATACAACAGGCAGAAGGGCAGACCTCTGATACTGATAGTCATGAAATCCAGGTCGATTTTGAGCGTCAAAGTAAGGCTAATGAGAGGCATGGCAACACTTCAACTCTTAACGGGCGGGAACATTTTACACCTCCGAATAAGCTGGCTGATCTAAAACAGAAAAATGTATGCACTAATGATGAAATCCAGAAGGAGCAGACTGAAGGTAATGTTTCCAAGCAGACTAGTGGTTGGACTCAGAAGAAGAATAGAAAAGGCTCAATAGCTTCATCAAATGATGGGCTTCAGCTTAAACATAGTAAACGTTTGGCCAAAGATTCATCTGCTGCTATGGAAAATAAACCTCTAGAAAGCGACGCTGGTGACCTGCAGAATTTTGGTCGTAATGTCCAAGTGCCAGAAGATGCTATGGATGATGAATCAATTGAATGGGTGCCTCTTCAGCAGtgtcccccctctccagattgtgaAGTGTCAGTTGCCACGACAGACACTGATTCTGTAGAAAGTGATGACGATGAGGACTATGTTGTATCTCCAAATCAAAGCATGTCTGAGTCTGACCATCCAGATAACGATGAGGACTATTGCCGATCTGTACATAAGGTGCCTCAGGAAATCTCTGGTGAATCAGATGACCCTGATGTAACCACGACTCCTTTAGTTCCTGATATGTCTGACCCCGAGCATTTCGCGCGGAATTATTTACCTCTAGAGGTCAGAAGGGCCCTTGCAAAGGGAAAGAAAGTAGGAGGTCGTCTTTGTCTCAAAGTGTGGACCTTGCCCAAGGGTGTACGGATACCGGTCTCCTTGAACACTTCGGGCCTGCCAGTCGGAGAAAATGCAATCATGTTGATTAACTTTCTAGGCGCACTGGCACGGGATGCAGTGTTGGCACCTCTCACATATGTAAGTTGGAAAACATTTCCAAAGGAGAACAAGGATGTTATGTGGCACATTGTTAAGGTATGCATTACTAATGTTTTTTTTTTCCTGCCTGTAACTTTTTTCACACTGCTTATTCTTTGGTATAGCTTAAATTTGATGTTGATCCACCTCGCGAGTTGTCGGTCCTGAGCTCCATAAGAAACAAGTGGAAGTTTTGGAAATGTCACCTAAAACTGAAACACCACGATCCTCATATAACTGAAGAGGAACGCCTTGCTGATCGAGATCCTCGTGTCCCAGAAGAACAATGGCGAGTCCTTATTGCATATTGGAATACGGAAAAGGCAAAGGTAGTGCTGTGCATTCTCTTTTATTTGTTGTAACactgtactccctctgtttcaaaaaagAAGTCCTTTTAGCACCTCCATTTGTTCTCAAAATACTTGCCCTTCTACACTTCCAACGCAAAGTTAACTCATTTGTATTCTTGCTTTTCCCTTTAATCAATGTCATCAGAAAAGAGCTAATTAACTCTTGTGCTTGCATGCCTTGCTTCATGGGAAGAAAAAGGTAATTTAATGACCTTGTGACGAAAAATAGATAGGCCATATAGAGTTATAGACATTTTACCAACATTCTTGTGCCCAACTCTAAAAAAGACAACCATTTTGAAACGGAGGTGTAGACATTTTATgattgataaatgcttttaaacaCAGGCCAGAAGTGCTGCAGGTAAAGCTTGTCGGGCGAAATCAACCTATATCACTAAAACCGGATCAAAGAGCTTTGCACGTATATTTGAGGAAGAGGTAACTCTTATGTCCTTGTTTTCTATCTGGATGATTTGTTCATATGTTATTtgaatgaaaagaaaaaaaatcctatgtATTATATACCAGCAAGTCCATTACTATATTTTATATGTAACTATAAATCCGAACTCATAGTTTTTGCCCTTGTCTCCTGGACGCGCTCAAGAACTGAAATGCCTTGCTCACCTTGCAGTCACGATCTGGTGACCCTGCTCTTGAGAATCCAGAAAGCCCAGAAGATGATTATGCACCTGCCATGGGTGCAAAAAGGAGGGCTAGTGCACGCACGTATACACCTGCGCCCTCCCCCAAAGACCTACAGGAAAGGTCAGACCCGCAAGCTGCGAGGGCCAAACGAAAGGCTGGAGATGAAGTCTCCACACCGAGAAAGAAGGTGGTAGTAACAGAGGAAAGTCGCCCCAAAAACTCTCAGGAAAATGCAGTCTTGGAAGCTGCGAGGGCTAAAAGAAAAGCTGAAGATGAGGCAGCCGCTCTAAGGAAGAAGGTGATAGTGATGGAGGAAAGTCAGAAAAAGCTGCAGGAGGACTTGGCAAGAGTGACAAACGCAATGAGTGCTATGCAGAAGATGATGTCAACTGGTGGCTTACCAAATGGAATAACGGATGAACCAGTGATGCTACCAAGTTTCCAACAGGTAAAATCCTTTTAGTGAACTGATTTGACTGTGGGAGATATGTAGCTGATATTGGCTTGCGACAATGTATCTAAACCAGACCTTTTCTTGTTATGTTCCAGGAACGAAATGAAGCGAACTCCGATGATGTTTTGGAGCCGCATATTGTTTACTCAGGGCCACGTCATCCTTCCTCGCATAATCAACGGACTCGATGAGATGGTAATGCCATCTCATATGTCCAAATGCAGACTCGATGAGATGGTAATACCATCTCATTATGTCCAAATACGCCTCCTTGAGAGCCGAGCTGTGAAACAAAAATAATTAACCCCAAAATGTTAAGAGTATGCGGTTTACTGAAAGCAGCGAAATGCACCTGAGCTCACATGCACCtgcggtgaacagtaaaataaacaTAACTGAATTGTCAAAAAAATAGTGAAAAGAAAACCGCACTGACTGCTGTAGTTTCTTatatgcatgcaaaatttcatgggGAAAAGAGCATTTTTTAGTCCAAAGGAACAAATTTTGTGGTGATCGGCAAAATTTTATAGCACGGGACTTCTCTTTTGCACATAGTGCAATATAACATTTTCCATGAAATTTACAAGCACAAAAAGGACTAGGGAGTCTACATGCCTTGCTGTTTTTCTCTCTTTGAGAAAAGCACATATGGTGTTTTTGTTTTCAATCTGTGTGCGTTTGACTTATCGGGCTCATTCTTGTTTTGCAGATTGGACCTGATCGACTGATGCTTGGGGTACAAAGCGGCAGTAGTGTTCGCCTTTTAGCTGGATCTTAGTTTTATAGGCACCATTTATGGTTTCTCTCGGGTAGAAGTGCTCACATTTCACCCATATGATCGCAATCTCTTGTCATGTTTCTTGCACTTTTGTAAGAGGGCAACTAGTTGTCTATCCTGTATGTAGGACTGAGAAGAGAACTAATCATATTTTGCTGATGTATGTGATGACAAAGGAGTGTTGCCCGAACATAAGCAAAATTTACCAATGTCGTTAAGGAACTTTGTTTTCAAACTTGACAGCATGTCGCTGAAGTGACGCCATGGCATTTCTTCAGTTGTCAGCCACAGCATAGTCAAATAACCTGGCAGAGGGAAATATTAATGCCACATCTCAATTTGTATATGTTATGGAAGGTCATATCCGTCGAAATTGAAGGTCATATTAAGACCAAAATGATATGTTGGCTTGTTTGCTCTGATGTACACATGTAAAGAAGCTGAAAATGATTCCAACTAAATATGAAACTGAGCAGGAGTAGATTTGTTCCTATGTTCTGCCATTTGCTGTATCCTTAAAACCTTGGCATATCTTCCTTGACACATGCTTGGAGCTCAGCCCCAAGCAGAGTGAGATGTGCCATATACATATCTTCAGGAATCACTGCGGTGCTGCCGTCGCACTCCCCTATCCCTCCGCTCTCCACCAAGGCGCTATCCTAGTTGGAAGATGCAAATTGTAGATCATTCTGTTCCAATAGGACTGAGATTGCTGATGCTGCTGTTAGGTGCAACTGAGGTTGAGTTACATCATGTTGGTCATTGACCTTAGTTGTAGCATCGTAGTCACCGGATTTGCTCTATCTTATTTAAGCTACGACATGGAATGTTTTGTTTCGATGAGATGAAATTATAAACTTTGCACGCTAACGCTCCTACCTAAACCATGAAATCATTTGCGATAATCCTACACttttctaaaccatttaacatgaACCCCACCCTTGGTATGGATAGTTGTTTTTTTTATTTCGGTGTTTGTAGAAAATGTGAAAATATTCATGGATGTAAGGAATGCTGTGAAATGATAACTTGCAAAGCTCATAAAAAGGAGGGATAAATAAATCCATGTTGCCTTCTCTTTGAACAAAACACAAAAAGAAACATGAAGTGCCATATATTTAGTATGCATCTTTGTAGGTTATCATTTGCAATATTCCCTACGTTCGTgaattatttcagaattttatgGAACATTGGAGTTAAGGACTTGTCTAAGGTTCGGAGTGGCTTTGTCTCTTAGAGTGCCAAAATAGCCTGAAACAATTTCTAAGTGTAAATAATGCTACCATGAGAACAGTAAAAGGCATTTGTGTAGCAGAGAAAATAATAAGACAATAGATAAAAGAATTACACATGTTATTTTCACATGAcacttttttatgatttttttgtggGGTAGAGTCTCATGGTGTCTACACCCGAtttttcatcaattttgaaaatctGCAAAATGCAGAACAACTACACAAAACCAGGATAGGGTTTGAGTTAATTGATTTTAATAAGTTCATGATTCAATATAAAACAGATGAATATGTCACAATTCTCGAATCAAATACCATAGTTCATACATTTAAAATATCCAttacatactactccctctgtaaagaaatataaacgatcttatatttctttatagagggagtacctCATTTCTGAAATGTATGCCGTCAGCAAAAAGTCACTTTGGAACCCGGGTGCATTGGAGCCCTATTTTTGAACTGTGCCAAAATActattttgaagtttcaaaaaattctgaaaacaaatCAACATGTTTATATGAATTTATATTACACATGTGTAAATTTTGGTGCCGAAATAAGTAACCATGTGAgttacacaaaaatgacaaaatcatgattttggaaagaTGAACAGTGCATGCATTATTCACTACTTGGAGATCACCATTTTGCCATTTTTGTATAGGTCGCATACTTACTTATTTCATCACCAAACTTTACACATGTGTGATATACATCCATATGATCACATagatttttttttcagaattttttgaaacattaaaTGTGATTTTCAAAGTATTTAAAATAAGGTCCTCCAATACACCCGGGTTCCAAAAATCCACAGTCACTTTGGAACCCGGGTGCATTGGAGCCCTATTTTTTGAACTGTACCAAAATACTaatttgaagtttcaaaaaattctgaaaaacctTTTACGCAAACTGCGACGCAAGACCTCATTGCATTCACAATCACTATATGACATACGGAAATAAATGAAAGCATTTTTATGTGCAAAGGCGGTGGGGACGAGATGTAAGAAAAACTGGCTTCTGCGCACAGAGCTAGATTTTGTAAGTTCAAATCCCTCTTTGGATTATTTGTCGTTGCATTTTGGTCATGCTTGGTTGCACGCCAAAAAATAGCTAGCCAATACTTTCGCATACCAAAATTCTACAACTCCAAAATTTACAAAAAATTGCCAAGTCTTGTGAGATGACCAAAGTAAGTTGATAATTGATCAACTGGTAGCCAAATTATCTTGGCTTGCTCGTGTATTAGTCGCGAACTGTTGGCTAGCCAATGTGTTAGTAAGTTGATCTTTGTAATGCCAAAACTTATTGGTAACTGTGAATCAACTTGTGGTTGAATGGTTAGAAGAACAGTGATATCTTTAGTCCATCAGAGTTAAAGTTCTAGACTTAACACTATggatgaaaacggagcggaaaTGAATGAAACTGATGCTACCATATTTGTTTCCATATATATTTTTACGAAAGCAGAAAGAAATACGAAAACATTGGAGCAAACCGACATATTTAATTTTTAACATGACTACTAAATATTATGTTGATTGTATTAGAAGATATGCATTTGTGCATATTTTTTCAACCTTGACAACCCAAACACATTTGTGGTAATTAGAAGGACAAAATCCATATATAAGCAAAACACAGTGCATCAAGTCACCCTCTTAGAAGTAAAACACATTGTAACATCACAAAAAAAATCCATGAAGGGGAATTTTAGGCTTGACCTTCATTGTGGTTACAATCAGGTCTAACTTCTTTGTATGGTACTAGAAGTTGGGCCACACATGAGCCATTTTGCTCATTGTATATTTGTGTGATGGTTGATGGTTAGGCTACAAAGGCTCCATAAGCCAATAGAAACGAAAAATTTCATATTCACGAAACAGAAACTTTCATTTTCATGTCTATTCCGAAGCTCTGTTTTTGTTTCCGTCTGCATAATATTTTTGTTTTCTAAATTTTCACTTTTGTTTTTCATGTTGTCTCTTTGTTTCCGTTTTTCTGCCAgaaaagcaaaaaaatttaattctGTTTTTCCTACCTAATGCTCGTATTTTTCTGAATATATTTCAGCCCTCGTGTGCGTTCAGTGGGAGAGACATTCATGTTGACTACGAAGATGTCTGTGGTGACCTTGTCAATCTTAAAATGATGTGCCGAttgaggtgctcatagggatagtgTGTGCATGTTTGTGTTTATAGGGACGAATGTATGTGCGTATGTATGACCTCGTGTTAAAGAAAAAGATTTACCGGAAACTTTACGGGAGGTTTTAGTAGCCAATATTTTAGCCAATGCCTAGACAAGTGTGTGAGACTGACCGTGCCAGCCATCGGCGTTCCTTCCCCCGCCGCCGAAATAGAAATCACGCCCTAGCTCGAAGGCAATGGCGCCACCGCCGCtagccacggcggcggcggcggccgaggagTTCTTGGAGGTGCGCTGCGCGGGGTGCGAGGAGACGTTGGAGGTGGAACGGGGGCTGACGGAGTTCGTCTGCCCCGACTGCGGCACGGCGCAATCGCTCCCTCCGGAGCTCATGCCGCGGCCCCGGCGGAGGGCGCTGCCCCTGCCGCGAGGCGCTGCGGGCGCACGCGGGGCCAGGCTTCCGTGCGGCGCCTGCGGCGAGCTCCTCAGTGTGCCGGTCGGGCTATCGCGCTGCGCCTGCCCGCTCTGCGGCGCCCAGCTGGCCGTCGACTCCGCGCGCGTCCGGGACTACATCCTCTCCTCCGCCGAGGCGGCCGTCGTGCCGCTCGCCGCCGCATCTGTCCCACCGATTGTTGCTGCTCGGGAGGTATATATGTACTTCTCGATTATGTTGGGTTGTGGATTTTGGTATTGCACAATCGAAAAAATTGCAATTCAATTGGAATCTATTACCATCTTCATTTCATAATTTCATTTACTCTGTACTGTGTCTAGCTCAGTTGGTCGGAGATCTGGATGATCCATCGACCTTTTTTCCCTAAATAGTGCACACCTTTCTTTTCCTGTGATGCAGAAATGGCAAGAGCGTCCTAGTTATGCAATGCGCGCAGGGCTACCACGAGCAGAACCTGATGAACAACAGGGGTATACTGATCATATGATTGATGGAGAACAAATACATATGGCAAATGAGAATGTTGCAAATAATAGCCTTCAGAGAAATCGACTGCCCCTTGGCCGTCGTATTGTAGGCAACAAGGAGAGACAAGCTTTGCCTCTAAATGAGGTCAGAGATCATGTAAATGATCAGCACCCTAGTTACACTATGCAGCCAAAGCGAGCACAGCTGGCACGCTTGCATAGAGTCACTCATTCAGAGGAGATACAGGATGGACTTCTCAGCCATGAAGTTTATGGAGAGGCGAGACATACTGAACTGATAGATGAGGCTACTGCAACTCATAGAAACCAGAGAGTCGGATGCTCCGTTAGCCCCCAAACTGTAAGTATAGGGGAGAGGCATATGAAGACTCCTGCTCAGAGCATACAGCAGGTGCACAAACAGCCTTTTCATGAGAGTCATGCAGAAGGTAGTCAGTTATACTGTCTGGATCTTGATGGGGTGGTTCATCCACCTATCAACCAAGCAAAACATGGAGAAGAGGCATCTACTGAGATGATCAATAAAACACTTTCGAGGGAGAGCATTCGGCCAACTGGATGCGCTGTTGAACCCAACTCTGTTAATGTAGAGAAGAGAAAGGCATCGACGACAAATCAGGCAATTCGTGAGCATATCAGTCCTGCAACTAATAGAGAAGCCATGTGGTCTCTTCCTATAAAGGAGACTACTGCATCGTGTAGTAGCAAGCAGAAAAAATCAAAGTTAGCTAATGCTAAGACTATTGGCAAGAAGAGACATCTAGAACCACTGAACCACATACAGCAGGCAGCTAATGCTAAGACTATTGGCAAGAAGAGACATATAGAACCACTGAACCACATACAGCAGGCGGAAGGACAGACCTCTGATAGCCGTAGTCATGGAACCCATGTCGACTTTGAGAGTCAAAGTAAGG
This region of Triticum aestivum cultivar Chinese Spring chromosome 2D, IWGSC CS RefSeq v2.1, whole genome shotgun sequence genomic DNA includes:
- the LOC123054348 gene encoding uncharacterized protein; the encoded protein is MAPPPLATAAAAEDTAELLEVRCVGCSETLEVERGLTEFVCPDCATPQSLPPELMPPPRRRALPLPRGAADARGARLPCGACGELLSVPVGLSRCACPFCGAELAVDSARLRNYILASAAAAVAPRSSASVPPIVAARERWQECPSYAMHAGLHQAEPDARLIPPRRTQVERPSRFIHVHRDEQEYPDHMIDGEEIHVANETVANHSRQGNRPSLGRGIVGNEERQVFPQNVNEVRNHVNDQRPSYHIQPKRAQLARLRRVIHSEEMEDGSLSHEIYREARHTELIYEATATHRNQRVGCSTGPQTPSIGERHMGTPTQIIHQAHKQPYHESHAEGSQIDCLDVDGVVHPPVNQANHGEEASTEMIDKMLSRESTWPIGCSVGPNSVNVEKRKVSTTNHVKQHMQKEQSDATPSEHTQKEHPDQAIHEPTNHLTNAEAMYSFPIKETTARCSKQKKPELVNAKTIAEKRHVESLNHNIQQAEGQTSDTDSHEIQVDFERQSKANERHGNTSTLNGREHFTPPNKLADLKQKNVCTNDEIQKEQTEGNVSKQTSGWTQKKNRKGSIASSNDGLQLKHSKRLAKDSSAAMENKPLESDAGDLQNFGRNVQVPEDAMDDESIEWVPLQQCPPSPDCEVSVATTDTDSVESDDDEDYVVSPNQSMSESDHPDNDEDYCRSVHKVPQEISGESDDPDVTTTPLVPDMSDPEHFARNYLPLEVRRALAKGKKVGGRLCLKVWTLPKGVRIPVSLNTSGLPVGENAIMLINFLGALARDAVLAPLTYVSWKTFPKENKDVMWHIVKLKFDVDPPRELSVLSSIRNKWKFWKCHLKLKHHDPHITEEERLADRDPRVPEEQWRVLIAYWNTEKAKARSAAGKACRAKSTYITKTGSKSFARIFEEESRSGDPALENPESPEDDYAPAMGAKRRASARTYTPAPSPKDLQERSDPQAARAKRKAGDEVSTPRKKVVVTEESRPKNSQENAVLEAARAKRKAEDEAAALRKKVIVMEESQKKLQEDLARVTNAMSAMQKMMSTGGLPNGITDEPVMLPSFQQERNEANSDDVLEPHIVYSGPRHPSSHNQRTR